In one window of Gadus chalcogrammus isolate NIFS_2021 chromosome 12, NIFS_Gcha_1.0, whole genome shotgun sequence DNA:
- the babam1 gene encoding BRISC and BRCA1-A complex member 1, protein METPEPGPADGEERLVELRPRTRSNPEGAEDRRGSTGSLGGTVNPISPPPAVGSRVEGEGEASTSDSPPTTTTTTTSGTTAASGPVGTPGAAALASANASGSFPTSVAVKERPKPSQPPPPLAAAVPPIPPIPPIPPIPPIAEYQLRAPRANCPEKVIICLDLSEEMSLQKLESFNGSKTNALNISQKMIEMFVRTKHKIDKRHEFALVVVNDDALWLSGFTSDPRELCSCLYDLDTNVCESFNLEDLLNVIRQKIELPIMDNVQTIPPPFVVRALLLYSRQVGQMLFSPSEAVSKMLQSPYFFLDVVYLHNGAEDSDSSWRDNYRSFCDLDARGLCYRFEVSLSGPAIELHNCMAKLLSHPLQRPYQSHASYSLLEGDAPPQAEPAV, encoded by the exons ATGGAGACTCCAGAGCCAGGACCAGCTGACGGAGAAGAACGTCTGGTGGAGCTGCGCCCTCGGACCCGCTCCAACCCCGAGGGGGCGGAGGACCGTCGGGGCAGCACCGGCAGCCTGGGGGGCACCGTGAACCCCATCAGCCCTCCACCCGCAGTGGGCAGccgggtggagggggagggagaggcctCCACCAGTGACAgcccgcccaccaccaccaccaccaccacctccggcACCACGGCGGCCTCAGGTCCTGTCGGGACCCCAGGGGCAGCAGCACTAGCCTCTGCCAATGCCAGCGGGTCGTTTCCCACGTCGGTCGCTGTGAAAGAACGTCCTAAACCATCGCAGCCACCGCCCCCGCTGGCAGCTGCTGTTCCTCCCATTCCTCCCATTCCTCCCATTCCTCCCATTCCTCCCATTGCCGAATACCAGCTCCGTGCCCCCCGAGCCAACTGTCCAGAGAAAGTG ATCATCTGTTTAGATCTCTCGGAGGAGATGTCGTTGCAGAAGCTGGAGTCGTTTAATGG GTCCAAAACCAACGCCCTGAACATATCCCAGAAGATGATTGAGATGTTCGTCAGAACAAAGCATAAGATTGACAAGAGGCACGAGTTTGCTCTGGTTGTAGTGAACGACGACGCTCTTTGG ctGTCGGGGTTCACCTCTGACCCCAGAGAGCTGTGCAGCTGTCTGTATGACCTGGACACCAATGTGTGTGAATCTTTCA ACCTGGAAGATCTTCTCAACGTAAT CCGTCAGAAGATTGAGCTGCCGATAATGGACAACGTCCAGACCATCCCTCCGCCATTCGTGGTGCGGGCGCTGCTGCTGTACAGCCGCCAAGTGGGCCAGATGCTCTTCAGCCCGTCGGAGGCTGTCAGC AAGATGCTGCAGTCGCCGTACTTCTTCCTGGATGTGGTGTACCTGCACAACGGGGCGGAGGACTCTGACAGCAGCTGGAGG GACAACTACCGCTCCTTCTGCGACCTGGACGCCCGCGGCCTGTGCTACCgcttcgaggtgtccctgagtggCCCGGCCATCGAGCTCCACAACTGCATGGCCAAGCTGCTGTCGCACCCGCTGCAGCGGCCGTACCAGAGCCACGCCTCCTACAGCCTGCTGGAGGGGGACGCGCCCCCGCAGGCCGAGCCCGCCGTGTAG